One Carassius gibelio isolate Cgi1373 ecotype wild population from Czech Republic chromosome A7, carGib1.2-hapl.c, whole genome shotgun sequence DNA window includes the following coding sequences:
- the LOC128016654 gene encoding sterile alpha motif domain-containing protein 3-like, protein MALRHLSTEDLITELFNFGIEVTEEERNKFKDNEVDGEAVDYGLTERMISCLFEGSFKKQAKFNRFVQQWKETVTLTLEPVPVHSEKATAESSHAIPSSAFPAVFIIPKFPRDVQTKLDQKPPCKIERSDHNKIIRTLYETMALIKMFPTNDDYVKVCKALILKYPFLKDKEGNGYHTWHMSLKRKFKYERVPLVDDEEVRRMKQKFGHHTKPLQLEENTSKRAKASKKVDIIGEDDTSVASHVKVLQDQYRKTQPDARIVEERMMRTFAWRRREIANGMTVKEAINKYPFLKSPCGLFQEMGRLHDEMNICRRFEDGFKVLVPKVLSLTQRKSPLADLALEEREAALTEDVPGIDFRAAILLLPILFREKNDILFILGEDQPPSPYPTVQLEAVTDWRSVLTQKVPAVVKLDGQSVCRALGLEEGVIAAFCAYFIYNVVYPSHLKNTLIFIQRYVLKMSEVDDKPLPVSVTRVINILA, encoded by the exons ATGGCGCTTCGACATTTATCCACGGAGGATTTAATCACGGAGCTATTTAATTTTGGGATAGAGGTCACTGAAGAGGAGAGAAATAAATTCAAAG ATAATGAAGTTGACGGAGAAGCAGTGGACTATGGATTGACAGAGAGGATGATTTCATGCCTCTTTGAAGGATCGTTTAAGAAGCAAGCCAaattcaaccgatttgttcagCAGTGGAAAGAAACCGTGACACTAACCCTCGAGCCTGTCCCGGTACATTCAGAGAAGGCTACAGCGGAATCAAG tCATGCCATCCCATCATCAGCCTTCCCAGCAGTTTTCATCATTCCAAAATTTCCCAGAGATGTTCAGACAAAGTTGGACCAAAAACCGCCATGTAAAATTGAGAGATCCGATCACAACAAAATCATAAGAACATTGTATGAAACCATGGCCCTGATCAAAAT GTTTCCGACCAATGATGACTATGTGAAAGTGTGTAAGGCCCTGATTTTGAAATACCCTTTCTTAAAAGACAAAGAAGGCAATGGTTAT CATACCTGGCACATGTCTCTCAAACGTAAGTTCAAATATGAGCGGGTGCCACTGGTAGATGATGAAGAGGTGAGAAGAATGAAACAGAAATTTGGTCATCACACAAAGCCTTTACAACTGGAAGAAAACACAAGCAAACGAGCCAAGGCATCAAAG AAGGTGGATATTATTGGGGAGGATGATACCTCAGTAGCGAGCCATGTGAAAGTCCTGCAGGACCAGTACCGGAAGACACAGCCAGATGCCCGAATTGTGGAGGAACGGATGATGAGGACATTTGCTTGGAGAAGGCGAGAGATTGCCAATGGGATGACTGTCAAAGAAGCCATTAACAAATATCCATTCCTTAAGAGTCCATGCGGG CTATTTCAGGAAATGGGCCGGCTTCATGATGAAATGAATATCTGCCGAAGGTTCGAAGATGGCTTTAAGGTTCTAGTACCCAAAGTGCTTAGTTTGACTCAAAGGAAATCTCCCCTTGCAGATCTGGCTTTGGAGGAAAGAGAGGCTGCCCTCACCGAAGATGTCCCTG GGATTGATTTCAGAGCTGCAATCCTGCTGTTGCCGATCCTGTTCAGGGAGAAAAATGACATTCTCTTCATACTTGGGGAG GATCAGCCACCATCGCCATATCCTACTGTACAACTCGAAGCTGTCACTGACTGGAGGAGTGTGCTGACTCAAAAGGTCCCTGCAGTGGTCAAACTGGATGGGCAGTCAGTCTGCAGGGCGCTTGGTTTGGAGGAAGGTGTTATTGCTGCTTTTTGTGCTTACTTCATCTACAACGTGGTATATCCATCTCACCTGAAGAACACCCTGATTTTCATTCAGCGATATGTTCTAAAAATGTCTGAGGTTGATGATAAGCCTCTACCTGTTAGTGTGACCAGGGTAATCAACATTTTAGCTTGA